A part of Cotesia glomerata isolate CgM1 linkage group LG4, MPM_Cglom_v2.3, whole genome shotgun sequence genomic DNA contains:
- the LOC123263692 gene encoding uncharacterized protein LOC123263692 — protein MKISCGHVRLLRIFNHCISIIMIYNFSFFIIIVIIASIQAFPYQDVEQQIGSKNGSQMTEIILNDRFDLNLPLIRGYIKKNGMEPLQIPDHIITFTDLGVGKVHLQRGLIQNLVRIKRTGDVILHYNNKFLYFDFDLGWDNLYMTCDYTMRYLLLTRKGSFTGSFRNLRVRVLGTFNLNTHFLKLEFFKIVDVDDFTIRLEGHLSDHLINVLTKVLTLFARNQVLRKIEYQSTVLIKNKINEINELKPNVIDNIMYSVFGISSNVTII, from the exons ATGAAG atctCTTGTGGTCATGTCAGGTTGCTgcgaatttttaatcattgcATATCTATCATCATGATTTATAACttttcgttttttataataatcgtaataatTGCATCAATTCAAGCTTTTCCGTATCAAGATGTTGAACAACAGATAGG GTCTAAAAATGGATCACAAATGACAGAAATCATTCTGAATGACCGCTTTGACCTAAATTTACCATTGATCCGAggttacattaaaaaaaatggaatgGAACCCTTGCAAATACCTGATCATATTATAACATTTACTGAT TTAGGAGTGGGCAAAGTTCACCTGCAAAGAGGCTTGATACAAAATCTTGTTAGAATCAAACGGACTGGAGACGTCATTCtgcattataataataaatttctttattttgattttgatcTTGGTTGGGATAACCTTTat ATGACCTGTGACTATACAATGAGATACTTACTCTTAACGCGAAAAGGTTCTTTTACTGGAAGTTTTCGAAATCTCCGAGTACGAGTTTTGGGAACATTCAATTTAAACACTCATTTTCTTAAGCttgaattcttcaaaattgttGATGTTGA TGATTTTACAATTAGATTGGAAGGCCACCTGTCAGATCACTTGATTAATGTTCTTACCAAAGTGCTTACGTTATTCGCCCGAAATCAAGTCTTACGCAAAATTGAATACCAATCAACAGTACTAatcaagaataaaataaacgaAATTAATGAATTGAAACCAAATGTTATCGATAACATCATGTATTCCGTATTTGGGATTTCTAGCAatgtaacaataatttaa
- the LOC123263011 gene encoding PI-PLC X domain-containing protein DDB_G0269228-like gives MTHSAEIDRNLNRKISIYWYNKNFIKGDVIAIYNNNPNRNNATLLFTYKPKIYRGSVKTPLTISFLNNYIAISQLNFCLEYFAAWIRNDKPRKIICLKSHRNWMYEMKNSIGPYRLSEIILPGSYKSGSYIKNLPPRESYVEKFTVTQNQDIYTQLVHGVRYIEIQPGYYPNDIIKYWSNEKCLKQIPLSRIFWDMKLFLQSTKEIILLTFRNFPEGFKNKDDYDKFETFLEEQFEGYPVMKNSANLWNLTLNEIWKSNRRLIINLDHVFESENHSLLKPRYEELENEKLIEVVRGVIYSEYYAKYNSVVPRDRVHFNVPRVVMAAVKSNYIPDCNTNTSETNSTNYRTTRSSADIISPMLLEIYNEEYYDTANVIAVNFVDAVGIVDFAIEWNRRRTSSCYSYYKSLMTPSSTYYV, from the exons ATGACACATTCGGCTGAAATTGATAGGAATCTTAATCGTAAAATTAGTATTTATTGgtacaacaaaaattttattaagggaGATGTAATTgctatttataataacaatccAAATAGAAACAATGCAACTCTCCTTTTTACGTATAAACCGAAAATTTATAGAGGTAGTGTGAAAACTCCATTAACAATAtcgtttttaaataattatattgcaATATCTCAGCTAAACTTTTGTTTAG agTATTTTGCTGCTTGGATTAGAAATgataaaccaagaaaaataatttgtctaAAATCACATCGTAACTGGATGTATGAAATGAAAAACTCAATAGGTCCGTACCGTTTAAGTGAAATTATTTTACCAGGAAGCTATAAATCAGGatcatatattaaaaatttaccacCAAGGGagagttatgttgaaaaatttactgtcACACAA AATCAAGACATATATACTCAGTTAGTTCACGGGGTTCGTTATATTGAAATTCAACCAGGTTATTATCCTAACGATATCATCAAATATTGGTCAAATGAAAAGTGTTTAAAACAGATACCTTTATCAAGAATATTTtgg gATATGAAGCTTTTTCTTCAATCAACTAAAGAAATAATTCTACTGACTTTTCGAAATTTTCCAGAAG gtttcaaaaataaagatgACTATGATAAATTCGAAACTTTCCTTGAAGAACAATTTGAAGGATACCCAGTGATGAAAAATTCTGCCAATCTATGGAATCTAACATTGAATGAAATTTGGAAATCAAATAGGCGGCTCATTATAAATCTTGATCATGTTTTTGAGTCTGAAAACCATTCTCTACTCAAACCTAGGTATGAAGAattagaaaatgaaaaattaattgaagttGTTCGAGGAGTAATATATTCAGAGTATTACGCCAAATATAATTCAGTTGTACCAAGAGACAG AGTACATTTCAACGTACCAAGAGTAGTGATGGCTGCAGTTAAATCAAATTACATTCCTGATTGTAACACAAACACCTCTGAAACTAACTCAACTAATTATCGAACTACTCGTAGTTCTGCGGATATAATATCGCCCATGctattagaaatttacaaCGAAGAATACTATGACACAGCTAATGTTATTGCGGTGAATTTTGTAGATGCTGTTGGAATTGTTGACTTTGCCATTGAGTGGAATAGAAGACGAACATCGTCATGCTATAGTTATTATAAGTCGCTTATGACTCCGAGCAGCACTTATTATGTCTGA
- the LOC123263012 gene encoding cell wall protein DAN4-like, whose protein sequence is MKLNNNYIPVIIARIDYLARMTGLYSPIPEQDRSINITCKTSNTSLLTQRLERGSRFSGNLTEEDLCALNITHTVPHRCIFTAQLTQILNLLYERQKLIVQIGANGYEAKSIENLMDYIIENLNKSIQKLINAVETGTRPNETLLNELFRWLPDGLEPYPCDLSKLTTKTTTTTTITTTTTTTTTTTTTTTITTTTTTTTTTTTTTTTTTTTTTTTTTTTTTTTTTTPKPTTTTTTTTTTPKPTTTTTTTTTTTTTTTTTTTTTTTTTTTTTTTTTTTTTTTTTTTTTTTPKPTTTTTESWWDDGLFFPDLSTTSTISPLTPSGVEEPKQTFPPFPEPSTVGDPFPPPSIENR, encoded by the exons atgaaattaaataacaattatatacCTGTGATCATAGCTAGAATAGATTATTTGGCAAGAATGACAGGCCTTTATTCACCTATTCCAGAACAAGACAGAAGCATTAATATTACCTGTAAGACGAGTAATACGTCTCTTTTAACTCAAAg GTTAGAAAGAGGTAGCAGGTTCTCTGGGAACTTAACCGAAGAAGATTTGTGCGCTCTTAACATTACTCACACAGTACCACATCGTTGTATATTTACTGCACAACTAACACAAATTCTTAACCTATTATATGAACGGCAAAAATTAATCGTTCAAATAGGTGCAAATGGATATGAAGCAAaatcaatagaaaatttaatggaTTACATTATAGAAAATCTCaataaaagtattcaaaaactaataaatgCTGTAGAGACAGGTACTCGACCCAATGAAAcccttttaaatgaattgtttCGATGGCTTCCTGATGGTTTAGAACCTTATCCATGTGATTTATCTAAACTTACaacaaaaacaacaacaaccaCCAccataacaacaacaacaactactactactactactaccaCCACCACCACGATTACTACGACAACTACAACTACAACAACAACTACTACAACAACAACTACAactacaacaacaacaacgacAACCACAACCACAACGACAACCACTACAACAACAACACCTAAGCCTACAACTACGACTACGACAACAACTACAACGCCTAAGCCTACAACAACTACAACGACAACAACAACTACAACTACAACAacgacaacaacaacaaccaCAACAACAACTACTACTACGACTACAACCACTACTACCACTAcaactactactactactacaaCTACTACCACAACTACAACACCTAAACCGACAACAACCACTACAGAGTCATGGTGGGATGatggtctattttttccggatTTAAGTACTACTTCAACAATATCTCCTCTAACCCCTTCAGGAGTAGAAGAACCTAAACAAACATTTCCTCCCTTTCCTGAGCCATCAACAGTAGGTGATCCTTTTCCTCCTCCAAGTATTGAAAATCGTTAG